TTGATTCTTTAGCATTTATTGAAGAGTCAAGTCATTGCAATAAGATATTACTGTTGGTATTCTGATTTGATGAGTGAAGCTTAGAACACTTAACTTTTAAGGACGTCTAAGCATTTCTAGTAAGCAGTTTCTGTTTTGGCATACTATATTCCATTCCTCTTTAGTAAATATTAACTTTATGTTTCCTAATATGGATTTGGCaattaattcatttaaattattgttttaaagttAAGTTCATTAGAGAAGGTTGCCTCTTcttgcatttaatattttttttttttacttttctgttCATCTTTTAGTACATTTATATCGTGTCAGCTTTTTATCTTTCTTTGTTTTCCTTCTTCTTAAGCTTTTCATCATAATATGTGTAGTTTATTGCCCTAAGTTCGGTGTAGGTGTTGAGAAGTTGTTTCGTGGTTTTTAAATTCCATTGTTTGATTTCATGGCTTTTAGATTAAAgattaattttaaagatttttttgtgaACAGTTTGCGTGCTTTACTTCAGGGAAATTGAATTGCTCAGGGGATATTCCTTTAAAGGGTGTATCTCCTGGAGTGGTGCCCGATATAGGCCGAACTTGAACTAATCGAGTAGACACTGATTTGTGCATCCTGCTGACTGCTAAAACTGACCTCTGGTGTAGGACTTGGTTATAGGCTGTCCCCGATAGCTGTCCAGCTGGTGTATATTCAAACTTGATTATGAACAAAGCAAGGTTTCCTGAGGCTGGTTTGCTGGTGGTGATTTTTAGCTTGTCTGGATAGTCTGGCTTTTCTGGCAGGGTTGACTTTTCTGGCAGGGCTGGCTGTTCTGGCAATGCTGGCTTTTCTGGCAGGGCTGGCTGTTCTGGCAGCGCTGGCTTTTCAAGCAGGTCTGGCTTTTCAAGCAGGGCTGGTGGTTCTGGAATGGCTGGCTGTTCTGGCAGGGCTGACTTTTCTGGTAGGGCTGGCGGTTCTGGCATGGCAGGCTGTTCTGGCAGGGCTGGCTGTTCTGGCATGGCAGGCTGTTCTGGCAGGGCTGGCGGTTCTGGCATTGCTGTTTGTTCTGGCAGGGCTGGCTGTTCTGGCCGGGCTCGCTGTTCTGGCAGGACTGGCTTTTCTGGCAGGGCTGGCTGTTCGGGCATGGCAGGCTGTTCTGGCAGGGCTGGCTGTTCTGGCATGGCAGGCTGTTCTGGCAGGGCTGGCGGTTCTGGCATTGCTGTCTTTTCTGGCAGGGCTGGCTGTTCTGGCAAGGCTGGATGTTCTGACAGGGCTGTCTGTTCTGGCCGGGCTTGCTGTTCGTGCAGGACTGGATTTTCTGGCAGGGCTTGTGGTTCTGGCATGACAGGCTGTTCTGGCAGGGCTGGCGGTTCTGGCATTGCTGTCTGTTCTGGCAGGGCTGGCTGTTCTAGCAGGGCTGGCTGGTCTTTTTTATATGCTTTGTCTTGTTTCAGCTGCTGTAGATTAATTCCTTGCAGCTGCGTAACCGCTACGCCCTCCTCTTCAGAGGAGCTAGGGTGCACTTTCGAAACATTTGATGGTCTTCTTTGGTTGGCCATGGTGCTTGTCAATCAGAGCGCATCTGCCCAACTCCAGGGTGCAAGGGTGAATAGGGCACCTCCGAATGACATGTCCATTTCCCCTGTCCAAGGTTGGCTGTTCTACTGCCTGACTGCTCCCCAGAGCCTGGGGCGGATCCGAGCCGCAGCAGAttgtgatatttattaaaaattagattttaaaactGATCATTATCCGTGAATGTTacctaattgttttcggaaaggCCACAAGCATAAAAATGGCCACTGTACCAATTTGTCAGTTTTTTGTTCAATGTGTAAGGGTTTTTGGGTTTGTTATGTGCTTCTATTGTGATTCTGTGTGGATAACCATTTGATATGGAGTTATCTTTCAAGAGTTTATATTTATCAGAAAATAGTTTTTTGTCAGAGAGAAATATTTCAGCTAGGTTggttcaattttttaataatgccatCTTTGCTGTTTATTGGTGGCTGTAATTGAAGTGAATGTATTGCCCTGTTACTTCAGTTTCCCATATACATTTGTAGTggtttttcagtttttctttgAGACATTGCTGTGCCTTAATAAGAATTACACTGAATGATATTAACCTTATtccaaaacaataaattactatagcgtttttttaattgttttctttcttacaaagctgttaaaaaaaaacaatcttaaaTGTGACGCTGGGCGCCTATAATCTCGTGGTGCAATTTTTATTCAGATAAACTTTAACTTTAAATTTGTACCTTCTACTGAGGTCTAATATAAATAACCAGCTTGTTTTAACATTATTCtgtacttaaataatattttcttctttAAATATTCCCAAACTAAAAATGGTAAGTATAAAAAGTTTTCTAGAAAGATAACTTTAATTATTAAGTTGTTTGATTGCAAAATATATAGTCGGGCAATAATTCAATATCCATGATTGAGAATAATTTAAACTGCAACAGTGATTCATGAAGATACACATACCTAAAAGATTTTACTGTTGGTAATAAAGTAGATCGTTACGTAGATACATGAAACCAAATTAAGTTTCACTCAGATTCACAGTTCGgtaattttactataaatattgtAGTGATGTAACACAAATTTTGTGATGATATTAAAGttgtaacaattaaaaaaatgtcattcCTACAAAAAGAAttgctacactgttagaaattacagtgtgATTACAGACTTTTTAGCGCAAAAATGCGCCTTAAATAAATGGTACTTGGTAGTTTAAAATTACTAGATCGTCGCAACAACAATCTTTAACCTTGCTGATGACTTTTCCTGGGTCTATTTTGAACAGGCAAACATGCGTGTGAAAGGAAGAAGACTGGTTTTGGTGTAGTAGTTAacagtttttaaaactattttaaattcactaagataaattcttaaaaaatcgTTGTCCATGTGAGAAAACTAAGTACCTAACAATAcatcaaattttgtttttatatttgacAATCCTTGAATGATTTCCAATCGGTATTTCATTTTTCGTAACTTCAAGTtagttttaaagattatttatacGTGtgcaaatgtttactaattttaactttatttgaagATTATTAATTTTGTGCAATATTTTTTACTTGCTTACATAAAGTGAAAAGAAGCATCTTAAAGTGCATTGTTCTCCCCTTAACTGCAGCTGTAGGCTATACACGTGGCTTTACATGGTTCAAATAACGACAAGTAACCCATTGTCGTTTAAGATGCCTAAAATTAAAAAGAGATCTGTTATTGGAATAGTGAACATTGTTGTATCtcttaaaaaaggaaaatattcctGACTTTGAACAacctaatattttaaaacttctcagataaagaaaatataaattgcacttttaaatgaaaatattcaaGAGTTAAAAACGAAATCTGTAAATTTCacgtaaaaatttaagttttattctcACCATGCAGTTAAAATATGTGAATGAATTAAATcagattgttttaaaaaattatattattctgTTTGAATCTTTAATGCAGTATTtatgacttttttaaaaaaaacaagtcaTATGAAATAGAGAATTAATTTTGATGAAAAGTGTGGCCATGTATCCGCTCAGATTAAGGTATAATGTTTCACTAGGTCATTGCCTTCAATATCAATTCTCATCATTGCGGATTGCAAAGCGATCaaattataattacatattttttaaatcatatctTAAAAATCTTCCTATTTTATAAGGGTAACAGTTATTAACTATCATGTGAACACAAAATTTATAACTCAAAATGGTTGATCATTGTTCTCTCATTTCTCTCAATGATAAGTGCTGGTCACAGtgaggaaaaaaatgtttgacttCATTTGGGAACCTTTATTAATTTGGGTTAGATATTTTGACAATATTACTAACTAAAACTTTCCATACATTTTTATGCGGTCACTCTtcccaaatatttacattttaaaacattttcgtaTTCGTATATGAAAAATTTGAATAGAgaatttaagtattattttaactaaGTGCTATTGgaatgtaacattttatttactaAGTATGTCCTGAAGTCAATATATAAATTGCCCAAACGATACTACTGTTAACTTTTTTAATCTTTAAAGGctaatgattataaaaaaaataaatattacaaaagaaTCCCGTGCCTAGATACGAACTGTTGCAGGaggtttgataatttttttaacaatattttgtagcttcttttatttaaatattatttcatgaCAGTTAGGTAGAAAAGATCTCAATGTtaatgtcaaatgaaactttatgattgtGTTACTATCCTGTATATATGTTTGGTAAACAAAAATAGTAGTAGTAaaagtaattccaagttttataaacgtaaaaaactttctttataattattataataaatattcaccTCACAATTTACTACTTGTCTTCGTAAACTCTTCGTAAGCTCGAAGTAAATGTTTCAAATATCATCagtagaaataatatattttttcatttttaataacattctaATATAACAATATTACACAATAATGTTGAAACAGCTCAGtaagtttaaggtttgtttataGGAAGTATTTAGAGACTGATATGAAAcgttcaagaaaaaaatatacaaaaaaaattggtttataaagtatgttatataaagtttcaggttaatatttaagtaatgcgACAGAGGTTTAACTTCTAACAGGCGTGGAAActttaaagttttaactttttaaatgattttattatggtgggcaatattttaacataaatccTTGTTCAAAGTAAAGTCCAAAGCAGGGATTTATTGTATTGCAGCTTCTAGTTGGAAAAATACTTTTAAGATACATCCACTTTCAAAATGCTTTAGATAACTAaccaaatgtaaaatatatttgacgaTATGTTCGTCCCAACACAAGTTTCCTGGCTTATAAATTAtttgtacttttaaagttgctattgtattttcttatgactattaaagttaacaaaatgtattccagtatGGTTAGTTTGACAACTATTGAGTTTACTAcagcacaccaatacgtttagtaCATCCCCACGTTTTCACGAAACATGCACCAGTGGATTTTGTCACACGTGGTTCCAGCATCTGCATGACTTCAGTTCGTGTCTATAGCATGTTCTGCATTCGTGCGCATTTCGCTATCAAACTGTCAACATTTTCGTTGTGTAATgtgcgcttatttcattgcatttctggtgcatactaaaatgtcACCCTCAGCGCACCCAAAGAAGTAGAACCTCGTAAAAGCAGACAGTGCTAACTCCGGTAAAAGTGGAAATGATATATGTTCAGCGATGAGTCATTTCCGTGCGACGCTTTTGTAGGCCTGTTGTTCGGCTGGGATTGATAAATATTAAGTACCATCTTGCTGAATAGAATTATAGTTAGATTttaaaaaggacaaaaaaaattatcattttaactTAGAAATCAAAACCTGTCGCATATTTATCGCATTCGGcaatattttgaaagaaatctgcgttaaatttcgtgttccaTTTCCataataaaagtttatttgcaacatgagaacacatgaacttgctcgttgccgaggtgagatgtttacacatcactggcgagcagTGAAACACTCGTACACAATTGTGTTTCTCCAAGCAACAGCCTCTCCGTGTGCCTGGGGACTCGGCAGTTGAGTGTCAGTTCTTACCAAGGCGACCCGGGTTCCATTTCCGGCTACGCAAAGCCTCTTATCTCATAGAGGTGCTGAGAAACATGGAGGGCGTTGCCGTAAGCAGGTCGTTTTCCTCTGGTTACGCTCTTTTTCGCAGTCATCTATTCCTTCAGTGCTCCATTATTATCTAATCAACCCATATCTATGGTCAGGTCCTCGAAGTCAACGATTTGTTAAGTCTGATCCATTAGTTAGTTCTATGCGAGCTCTTCGAAAAGTATCTGACACTTCAATCAGGGAATctcgacaaaaaaaatattcaaaacaatttattataCTTAATAGGTGTTACCGACCGAGAGGTGTTGTAATTTATAAAGGATAAATTTTCAATGCTGACcaatcactcttttttttttttgttccgcttAAATTCTCTAGGCAATTACTGGTATGTTTCTATcacagaaatattaattaattcttaTTTATTTCTTACCACGCACTTAGATATTCAAGGCGCGCCTGCaaaaagcattatatatatatatatgcagtacCAGGTACTGTATTTAATGAATGACATGAAATTTTTCTATGATGACGATTATGGAGAAGCAACAATTTTCTGTAGACTCTGTTTTGAGATTAAAATGATATTATTGtttctgtaaaaattttaaaacaatcacCAAACATCATTGCCTTTTCAATTGAGTGACACTTGAAATGGCATATGCTGGTCAGATGTGTGATACTGTGGTCAAGGAATAAAGAATTGATCTCGCAGAGGTGtactttattataaaaaaagtaaaaccatGTATATATGACGAACGAATAATGAAAAATCAGCGAAAATACCACATAATCAGAATTAATGATAAACCATATTAGAGAAATTAAATAATGTTGTAACTAGAAAAATGATATTCAGCTGTCCTTACATAGATATGTCACCAACCATGACTTCATTTTACCACGACAATGTATTTTTTCTCTGATTTTCTGGTAAAGACCTCTGACTTTATTAGAGTacctttacattttatatttacatttttgaatTACTTTACATTATTGGCAAGATATTTAgctaaatattatgttaaaacaTATGTTATAATTAAACAACATGGCGGAGGCACCCTCTAGAAAGTTATTGTGTTTTCTAGCGTACCTGCTATCGTGAATTGATAATAAAGATAGTGGCAACGTCCTCTAGCAAGTAATGCTATTATTCCTTAAAAtccaaaacaaaatttacaagtccgaatatgtgtgttattttttgatATGCAGTATttaattctcagtttggtaaatgacTCGATGGCGTGCGAGGagttctgggttcgattcccgggcaaggcatgggtgtaaatttgtaaGTGTTTACATTTGTCACTAATTTTTATAAGTCAATGAAACTGTCACAAGAAAATAGTCaaactataagaaataataagtaaataaagggGGGATGTTTGGCTGGCTTGTGATGAAAAATCACGGGCCagacaaacattttaattataattttaaaaatatttttaaaaaaatgtatggccgtgtggtcaaaggcgtatgttttccaactcaGAGGTTcaagctgtcatggttcgaatcactgtAGTTGCAATTAAtgttgtataaaataaattaaagttaatatGTCGATAAAGACCACGACAACATTTTCAGGTACTGGAACATCGTCCTTGCCTCAGACATAGCAATATTGGCGCTCACTAGGAacatacagcagaaacaaagatgtcggcctccagcagaacgaaaaaatatatatcgttcGTTACATCATATACGATCGCTGCTTCCAGCAGACGACTACAATATGACTGATATGATGTCAGAATGGAAAAACTGAttgtgacatcagatccaagataGCAGCTGTTGCATTAGGTTTCAATATGGTtctcgtaacgaaaattgcaacttcttgtatccaagatggcaggcgtaacgaaaaaATACATTGTTCGGGGAGTAGGACATTCGATTTCAAGATTGCGTAAATCAAGATGGCgattggtcaaaggtcaagatcaaagttaaaggtcaaggtaaaagttaacGCTAaatgtcaaaggttaaggtcatccaagatggttgcaATCACGTCAGGGCAGTCCGTCATTGACAATCTAGACCCTTTTTTTCAGGATATAATGTTTTATACTACTAGTTTGTAGAAATCCACATATATAAAGCATGTGACCGTGCAAACCACACTTACACCAACTGCAATGGAAAACCTCCCGCAAACGACACAACAAGCCCAAACAGAAAAGTACTCGAAGAGAAATTAAAGGAAAGCTCTGatatagtaaacaaaaaacacCCACAAACCAGCAACAAGTATACCTACCACCATACCGAAAACAACACTACAAAATTTCCTTGAATTATAACTAACAATGGCAACAAAATAACTGGCAGACATGACACTGGAAGAacaaccagaagaaaaaaataaaacgatcaacaaacaacaaaataataaaaagggcATAAGAagcatattaattaattaaaactgaaaattCCAGATTGTGATAAACACCATAATAAAAATCAAAGCCAAGTCAGGCAAATGCAAAACCACTGTCGAGAAAAAAAGGAGTTATACTCATGGGACTATTCTAAATAATACAAACGACAAACCAAGAAGACAACGAAGTAAAGTACCTACAAACACTGTAAGAACCTACGAACAACGAAGTAgactaaaaaaagaaaagaatagaATAATATACTCAACAGAAAatgaacaaacaataaaaatagaaGAAAAACAATTAACAACTAAATGGAGGAAAAAGATACTCCTTCAGCTGAAAAAGGAGCTGCAAGTTCAAGAAAATTATACTTAGTAGAAATACCAGAGGAAAGAAACAAAATTCGCACAAAATAGGGAAAATTCTATTATGGACATTTTAAATAACACAGATTCAATTAGCAGAACTAAATTTTTAGTATTGAATGCAAACAGACTTTGAAACCAATATAATTTGCACCCTAATCTTCCAAGTAAACATAGACATAGCACTGTAACAGCAAGCAGGCTAATAGACTTATTTTTCGGACTAACTGATGTATAG
The DNA window shown above is from Bacillus rossius redtenbacheri isolate Brsri chromosome 2, Brsri_v3, whole genome shotgun sequence and carries:
- the LOC134529891 gene encoding uncharacterized protein LOC134529891; this encodes MANQRRPSNVSKVHPSSSEEEGVAVTQLQGINLQQLKQDKAYKKDQPALLEQPALPEQTAMPEPPALPEQPVMPEPQALPENPVLHEQQARPEQTALSEHPALPEQPALPEKTAMPEPPALPEQPAMPEQPALPEQPAMPEQPALPEKPVLPEQRARPEQPALPEQTAMPEPPALPEQPAMPEQPALPEQPAMPEPPALPEKSALPEQPAIPEPPALLEKPDLLEKPALPEQPALPEKPALPEQPALPEKSTLPEKPDYPDKLKITTSKPASGNLALFIINQITLLVTVYFSKTYFTAPSFTYSGHNKYERQLLTLSMLTGPQLVVNAPPRRCHTAGRTVTPNHPATVVSGSQVPYLTLARHR